From a single Plasmodium yoelii strain 17X genome assembly, chromosome: 9 genomic region:
- a CDS encoding casein kinase 1, putative yields MEIRVANKYALGKKLGSGSFGDIYVAKDIVTMEEFAVKLESTRSKHPQLLYESKLYKILGGGIGVPKVYWYGIEGDFTIMVLDLLGPSLEDLFTLCNRKFSLKTVLMTADQMLNRIEYVHSKNFIHRDIKPDNFLIGRGKKVTLIHIIDFGLAKKYRDSRSHTHIPYKEGKNLTGTARYASINTHLGIEQSRRDDIEALGYVLMYFLRGSLPWQGLKAISKKDKYDKIMEKKISTSVEVLCRNTSFEFVTYLNYCRSLRFEDRPDYTYLRRLLKDLFIREGFTYDFLFDWTCVYASEKDKKKMLENKNRFDQIADQEGRVKQN; encoded by the exons atgGAAATAAGAGTAgcaaataaatatgcattaGGGAAAAAGTTAGGAAGCGGATCATTTGGTGACATTTATGTTGCCAAAGATATTGTAACTATGGAAGAATTTGCTGTTAAATTA GAATCGACAAGATCGAAACATCCCCAGTTATTATATGAAtcaaaactatataaaatattaggaGGAGGAA TTGGCGTTCCTAAAGTTTACTGGTATGGTATAGAAGGAGATTTCACTATTATGGTTCTTGACTTATTGGGGCCATCTTTAGAAGATCTTTTTACCCTTTGTAATAGAAAATTTTCTTTAAAAACTGTCCTTATGACAGCAGATCAAATG TTAAATAGGATTGAATATGTCCATTCAAAAAACTTTATACACAGAGATATTAAACCAGATAACTTTTTAATAG gACGAGGAAAAAAAGTTAcattaattcatataattgATTTTGGTCTTGCAAAAAAATATCGAGATTCAAGATCACATACACATATACCATATAAAGAAGGAAAAAATTTGACAGGAACAGCAAGATATGCTAGTATAAATACTCATTTAG GAATTGAACAATCACGTAGGGATGATATTGAAGCCCTAGGATATGTTCTTATGTATTTTCTTCGAGGAAGTTTACCATGGCAAGGACTTAAGGCTATTTCAAAAAAGGATAAATACGATAAaattatggaaaaaaaaatatcaacaTCTGTAGAAGTTTTGTGCAGAAATACAAGCT TCGAGTTTGttacatatttaaattattgtcGATCTTTAAGATTTGAAGATAGACCcgattatacatatttaagaAGACTTTTAAAAGATTTGTTTATTAG aGAGGGATTTACCTATGATTTTCTTTTTGATTGGACATGCGTATATGCATcagaaaaagataaaaaaaaaatgttagaaaataaaaatcgaTTTGATCAAATTGCAGATCAAGAAGGACGAGtgaaacaaaattaa